In Lemur catta isolate mLemCat1 chromosome 1, mLemCat1.pri, whole genome shotgun sequence, one DNA window encodes the following:
- the ATP8B3 gene encoding phospholipid-transporting ATPase IK: MEDTGVRGAAQRRRKAPHELRPEGPTSMDTLTYPEDLKDAFTWDIKANSRAYNWQFKAKVFLCWHRPKYKTNVIHTAKYNFFSFLPRNLYEQFHSVSNLYFLLIIILQSIPEISTLPWFTLFAPLVCLIVIHATRDLVDDISRHRSDRAINNRPCQVLVENSFIWQKWKNLCVGDVVRLSKDNIVPADLLLLASTEPSSLCYVETADIDGETNLKFRQALMVTHHELTNPRKMASFRGRVMCEEPNSRMHQFVGHLEWNGNMYPLDIGNILLRGCKIRNTDACYGMVIYAGFDTKIMKNCGKIHLKRTKLDLLMNKLVVLILLSLVVVSIVLAVSFGFQMREFRDKHYYLWIPYRGGVAMESFFIFWGFLTLLSGMVPIAMFIIAEFIYVGNSKFINWDEEMYYAPQDVPAKARSTNLNDQLGQVEYIFSDKTGTLTQNILTFKKCCIDGYIYGPDSESRTSKENPYLWNQFADGKLRFHNKKLLDIVRAKRDKVVQEFWRVLAICHTVMVQRKDNLLVYQAASPDEEALVTAARNFGYVFLSRTQDTITLMELGEERVYQVLAMMDFNSSRKRMSVLVRNPEGTICLYTKGADTVILERLHKKHVTKLTTEEALAAFAKESLRTLCLAYKEVDEAMYERWHQQHEEAGVLLQNRVQALQELYNEMEQSLNLLGATGIEDRLQDGVPVTIECLKKANIKIWVLTGDKQETAVNISFACQLLSENMVILEEKKILHILETCWDPKNLLTNKGLRNLTQHSKFAMVVDGDFLDKLLLSLRKEPRALIQNMEADESWQEPYKGVRDFLQGRSISRLWRSFSAQLTQTKSKALKTRESPEMQRERAFMELASRCQAVICCRVTPKQKALVVALVKKYQQVVTLAIGDGANDVNMIKTADIGVGLAGQEGTQAVQNSDFALGQFCFLQRLLLVHGRWSYMRVCKFLRYFIYKTLAIMMPQIWFAFYNGFSAQTLYEGWFLALFNLLYSTLPVLYIGLFEQDVSASQSLQMPELYVAGQKDELFNYWVFLQAITHGTATSLVNFLMTLWTSRDTAGPCSYSDHQSFAVVMALSGLLCITMEVILIIKYWTMLGVVAVFLNLSFYGVMTYITQSSWLYRISPKTFPFLYADRNVLSCPSTVLVILLNMSLNTLPVLALRVIRQTLKKPLPKEEAKEKAPDEEIFTVEPMPSLHRGLRHRRSSYDFSHCEGYANLISQGTILKRSL; the protein is encoded by the exons ATGGAGGACACCGGGGTCAGGGGGGCCGCCCAGCGGCGGCGCAAGGCCCCCCATGAACTGAGACCCGAAGG CCCCACCAGCATGGATACTCTTACCTATCCAGAAGATCTCAAAGATG CGTTCACCTGGGACATAAAGGCCAACAGCCGTGCCTACAACTGGCAGTTCAAGGCGAAGGTGTTTCTGTGCTGGCACAGGCCAAAGTACAAG ACCAATGTCATCCACACGGCCAAGTACAACTTCTTCTCCTTCCTGCCGCGGAACCTGTACGAGCAGTTCCACAGCGTGTCCAACCTGTACTTCCTTCTGATCATCATCCTGCAG AGCATCCCCGAGATCTCCACACTGCCCTGGTTCACTCTCTTTGCCCCCTTGGTCTGCCTCATCGTCATCCATGCCACCCGCGACCTGGTGGACGACATT AGCCGACATAGGAGCGACAGAGCCATCAACAACAGGCCCTGCCAGGTCCTCGTGGAGAATAG CTTCATTTGGCAAAAATGGAAGAATCTGTGCGTGGGAGACGTGGTCCGTCTCAGCAAGGACAACATAGTCCCG GCCGACTTGCTCTTGCTGGCCAGCACTGAGCCCAGCAGCCTGTGCTACGTGGAGACGGCGGACATCGACGG GGAGACCAACTTGAAGTTCAGACAGGCCCTGATGGTCACCCACCACGAGCTGACTAATCCAAGGAAGATGGCATCCTTCCGAG GCCGGGTGATGTGTGAGGAGCCCAACAGCAGAATGCACCAATTTGTGGGCCACCTGGAGTGGAACGGCAATATGTACCCCCTGGACATTGGCAACATCCTCCTCCGCGGCTGCAAGATTCGCAACACGGATGCCTGCTATGGAATGGTCATCTATGCTG GCTTTGACACAAAGATCATGAAGAACTGTGGCAAGATCCACTTGAAGAGAACCAAGCTAGACCTGCTGATGAACAAGCTGGTGGTCCTG ATCCTCCTGTCTCTGGTGGTCGTGTCCATAGTCCTGGCCGTGAGCTTCGGTTTCCAGATGAGAGAGTTCAGAGACAAACACTACTACCTCTGGATCCCGTACCGGGGCGGCGTGGCCATGGAGTCCTTCTTCATCTTCTGGGGCTTCCTCACCCTGCTGAGCGGCATGGTCCCAATAGCTATGTTCATCAT AGCGGAGTTCATCTACGTGGGGAACAGCAAGTTCATCAACTGGGACGAGGAGATGTACTACGCGCCGCAGGATGTGCCCGCCAAGGCACGCAGCACCAACCTCAACGACCAGCTGGGCCAGGTGGAGTACATCTTCTCGGACAAGACGGGCACGCTCACGCAGAACATCCTGACCTTCAAGAAGTGCTGCATTGACGGCTACATCTACG GTCCGGATTCAGAGAGCAGGACCTCCAAG GAGAACCCCTACCTGTGGAACCAGTTTGCTGACGGGAAGTTGCGTTTCCACAACAAGAAACTGCTGGACATCGTGCGAGCCAAGAGGGACAAGGTGGTGCAAGAGTTCTGGCGCGTGCTCGCCATCTGCCACACCGTCATGGTGCAGAGGAAAGACA ACCTGCTGGTGTACCAGGCGGCTTCCCCAGATGAGGAGGCGCTGGTCACGGCAGCTCGGAACTTCGGCTACGTGTTCCTGTCACGCACCCAGGACACCATCACGCTcatggagctgggggaggagagggtctACCAGGTCCTGGCCATGATGGACTTCAACAGCTCACGCAAGCGGATGTCAGTGCTGG TCCGAAACCCAGAGGGCACCATCTGCCTCTACACCAAGGGTGCTGACACGGTCATTTTGGAGCGCTTACACAAGAAACACGTCACGAAGCTGACCACAGAGGAGGCCTTGGCT GCCTTTGCTAAGGAGAGCCTGCGGACGCTGTGCCTGGCCTACAAGGAGGTGGATGAGGCCATGTATGAGAGGTGGCACCAGCAGCATGAGGAGGCCGGTGTCCTGCTGCAGAACCGGGTGCAGGCCCTGCAGGAGCTGTACAACGAGATGGAGCAGAGCCTCAAT CTGCTGGGAGCCACAGGCATTGAGGACAGACTCCAGGACGGCGTTCCTGTCACCATCGAGTGTCTCAAGAAGGCGAACATCAAAATATGGGTGCTCACAGGGGACAAGCAAG AGACAGCAGTGAACATCAGCTTTGCCTGCCAGCTGCTGTCGGAGAACATGGTCATTCTGGAGGAGAAGAAGATACT CCACATCCTGGAGACCTGCTGGGATCCCAAAAACCTGCTTACCAACAAGGGCCTTCGGAATCTCACGCAACACTCCAAGTTTGCCATGGTCGTTGATGGGGACTTCCTG GACAAGCTGCTGCTGTCCCTGCGCAAGGAGCCGCGGGCCCTGATCCAGAACATGGAGGCAGACGAGTCATGGCAAGAGCCCTATAAGGGCGTGAGGGACTTCCTGCAGGGCCGGAGCATATCCAGGCTGTGGCGGAGCTTCAGCGCCCAGCTGACCCAGACGAAGTCCAAGGCCTTGAAAACCCGAGAGAGCCCCGAGATGCAGCGTGAGCGGGCCTTCATGGAACTGGCCTCGCGGTGCCAGGCTGTCATCTGCTGCCGGGTGACGCCCAAGCAGAAGGCCTTAGTTGTGGCCCTGGTCAAGAAATACCAGCAAGTGGTGACCCTGGCTATCGGGGATGGCGCCAACGACGTCAACATGATCAAGA CGGCAGACATTGGCgtggggctggcagggcaggagggcacACAGGCAGTGCAGAACAGTGACTTCGCGCTGGGCCAGTTCTGCTTCCTGCAGCGGCTGCTGCTGGTGCATGGCCGCTGGTCCTACATGCGAGTCTGCAAGTTCCTGCGCTACTTCATCTACAAGACACTGGCCATCATGATGCCTCAGATCTGGTTTGCTTTCTACAACGGCTTCAGCGCCCAG ACCCTGTATGAAGGCTGGTTCCTGGCCCTGTTCAACCTCCTGTACAGCACCCTCCCGGTCCTCTACATCGGGCTGTTCGAACAG gatgtGAGCGCATCGCAGAGTCTGCAGATGCCCGAGCTGTACGTGGCAGGGCAGAAGGACGAGCTCTTCAACTATTGGGTCTTCCTCCAAGCCATCACCCATGGTACAGCCACCTCCCTGGTCAACTTCTTGATGACCCTGTGGACCAGCAGGGACACCGCGGGGCCCTGCAGCTACAGCGATCACCAGTCCTTTGCGGTGGTCATGGCCCTGTCAGGGCTGTTGTGCATCACCATGGAG GTCATCCTGATCATCAAGTACTGGAccatgctgggtgtggtggccgtCTTCCTCAACCTCAGCTTCTACGGGGTCATGACTTACATCACCCAGAGCTCCTGGCTCTACAGGATCTCCCCAAAGACCTTCCCATTTCTGT ACGCCGACCGCAACGTGCTGTCCTGCCCCTCCACCGTGTTGGTCATCCTGTTGAACATGTCCCTGAACACCCTGCCCGTCCTAGCCCTGCGGGTGATCCGGCAAACCCTTAAGAAGCCACTCCCCAAG GAGGAGGCAAAGGAAAAGGCCCCAGATGAAGAAATTTTCACCGTGGAGCCCATGCCCAGTTTACATCGGGGGCTACGCCACCGGCGTTCCAGCTATGACTTCTCTCACTGTGAGGGCTATGCAAACCTCATCAGTCAGGGCACAATTCTGAAGAGATCACtataa
- the REXO1 gene encoding LOW QUALITY PROTEIN: RNA exonuclease 1 homolog (The sequence of the model RefSeq protein was modified relative to this genomic sequence to represent the inferred CDS: deleted 2 bases in 2 codons), which produces MLRSTGFFRAIDCPYWAGAPGGPCRRPYCHFRHRGAQVPGAPGGGGAASPAAGLRYDPYNPELPKPPEQRENGSLGWGDEPRSDVLELERVNQAIEAVRSEVELLETAREYSSSEGPTLVPHGPTASPAEGLDEDTFPLAFDYNPSGRRLLNPDAGYQPTPLATPAEPGSKYSLVSLERGPGRGGGGGGALEYVPKAVNQPRRHSRPVPSGKYVVDNSKPSTDLEYDPLSNYSARHLSRASSRDERATKRPRGSRGSEPYTPALKKPCDPFGGCDARFSDSEDDATMAPGDGPATASPPKAGTGPESKAPRQPSCKEGLEAEVGGLRETKETAVQCDVGDLGPPLKSPGGAPPAKPTSPARASQDRGCLQDGKPKRKKSRIPADPGHRDGARKKDKTKDKGQGRPGEKGPVDRKGSQASSPRHEAGRPEGTKKKPSSATSVASSGKGKPDRPGQWPSPSSGDPRPQDSRPAAGRADPGPPNQPHRKGSGKAPPGKLVERKARSLDEGASQDTPKLKKRALSHADLFGDESEDEAAGPGAPRVWAPALPSLSSDSESDSDSSLGFSEVQGLPKRLKASLPPSPRPSSSSSSSSSGAGEGVEEEVDYAALEQEVDFDSDPMEECLRIFNESTSVKTEDKGRLARQPPKEESSEEKAHSGLTTLFPGQKRRISHLSRQGKEVEPPRRGPVVPPTRPPTAQEVCYLRAQQAQRESATWLQAAPKLAEKPSSVHISVPGEKKRIAHIPNPHLATAPTGAKRTLAASSSQPSHGPEHGSQPLKTRTLSGMTSKTTTTITPKRVAHSPSLQSLKKPIIPKEFGGKVPTVIRQRYLNLFIEECLKFCASNQEAVEKALNEEKVAYDRSPSKNIYLNVAVNTLKKLRGLVPSTLPGLNKISSRRVVSHEVVLGGKLAAKTSFSLSRSSSPRVEDLKGAALYTRLKEYLLSEDQLKENGYPFPHPERPGGAIIFTAEEKKPKDSSCRICCRCGAEYLVSSSGRCVRDEECYYHWGRLRRNRVAGGWETQYTCCSAATGAVGCQVAKQHVQDGRKESLEGFVKTFQKELSEDAHPGIFALDCEMSYTTYGLELTRVTVVNTELQVVYDTFVKPDNEIVDYNTRFSGVTEADLTDTSITLRDVQAVLLSMFSADTILIGHSLESDLLALKVIHSTVVDTSVLFPHRLGLPYKRSLRNLMADYLRQIIQDNVDGHSSSEDAGACMHLVIWKVREDAKTKR; this is translated from the exons GGCTTCGTTATGACCCCTACAATCCTGAGCTGCCCAAGCCCCCTGAACAGAGGGAGAATggctccctgggctggggggaTGAGCCGCGCTCGGATGTGCTGGAGCTGGAGCGGGTCAACCAGGCCATCGAGGCTGTGCGCAGCGAGGTGGAGCTGCTGGAGACGGCCCGGGAGTACAGCTCCAGCGAGGGACCCACCCTGGTA CCGCACGGCCCCACCGCAAGCCCTGCTGAGGGCCTGGACGAGGACACCTTCCCGCTGGCCTTCGACTACAACCCCAGTGGCCGCCGCTTGTTAAACCCTGATGCTGGCTACCAGCCCACCCCGCTGGCCACCCCTGCTGAGCCAGGCAGCAAGTACTCGCTGGTGTCCctggagaggggcccaggccgAGGTGGAGGGGGTGGTGGCGCCCTGGAGTACGTGCCCAAGGCCGTGAACCAGCCCCGACGGCACAGCCGACCTGTTCCCAGTGGCAAGTACGTGGTGGACAACTCCAAGCCATCCACCGACCTGGAGTATGACCCACTCTCCAACTATTCGGCTCGGCACCTCAGCAGGGCCAGCTCCAGGGATGAGAGGGCCACCAAGCGGCCCAGGGGCTCCCGTGGCAGCGAGCCCTACACACCTGCCCTCAAGAAGCCCTGTGACCCTTTTGGTGGCTGCGATGCCAGGTTCTCCGACTCGGAAGATGATGCTACCATGGCTCCAGGTGACGGGCCTGCAACAGCCAGCCCCCCCAAAGCTGGCACTGGCCCTGAGAGCAAGGCCCCCAGGCAGCCCTCCTGCAAGGAGGGcctggaggccgaggtgggtggccTGCGGGAGACCAAGGAGACTGCTGTGCAGTGTGACGTGGGGGACCTTGGGCCACCCCTGAAGAGCCCAGGTGGGGCACCCCCAGCCAagcccacctccccagccagggCATCACAGGATCGGGGCTGCCTCCAGGATGGAAAACccaagaggaagaagagcaggaTCCCAGCAGACCCTGGCCACAGGGATGGTGCCCGGAAGAAAGACAAGACCAAGGACAAAGGCCAAGGGCGGCCTGGGGAGAAGGGCCCTGTGGACAGGAAGGGTTCACAGGCTAGCAGCCCCCGGCATGAGGCAGGACGGCCGGAAGGGACCAAGAAAAAGCCATCTTCGGCCACCTCGGTGGCCAGCTCAGGGAAAGGGAAGCCCGACCGGCCAGGGCAGTGGCCCAGCCCCTCCAGCGGGGACCCCCGGCCTCAGGACTCCCGGCCGGCAGCCGGCAGAGCTGACCCTGGCCCTCCCAACCAGCCACACAGGAAAGGCAGCGGGAAGGCCCCTCCTGGGAAGCTGGTGGAGCGCAAGGCCCGCTCGTTAGATGAGGGTGCCTCCCAGGACACCCCCAAGCTGAAGAAGCGGGCCCTCAGCCACGCCGACCTCTTTGGGGATGAGAGTGAAGACGAGGCTGCCGGGCCAGGGGCGCCGAGGGTctgggcccctgccctgcccagcctcagctCAGACTCGGAATCGGACtcggactccagcctgggcttctCAGAGGTGCAGGGGCTGCCCAAGCGGCTCaaggcctccctgcctccctccccccgcccg tcctcctcctcctcctcctcctcctcaggcgCTGGGGAGGGCGTGGAGGAGGAGGTAGACTACGCAGCCCTGGAGCAGGAGGTGGACTTCGACTCGGACCCCATGGAGGAGTGCCTTCGGATCTTCAACGAGTCCACCAGTGTCAAGACCGAGGACAAGGGCCGGCTGGCCCGGCAG CCTCCCAAGGAAGAAAGCAGTGAGGAGAAGGCACACTCGGGTCTGACCACCCTGTTCCCCGGGCAGAAGAGGAGGATCTCTCACCTTTCCAGGCAAGGCAAGGAG GTGGAGCCCCCGAGGAGAGGTCCAGTGGTGCCCCCCACCCGGCCCCCGACTGCCCAAGAGGTTTGCTACCTGCGGGCTCAGCAGGCGCAGAGGGAGTCGGCCACTTGGCTGCAGGCTGCCCCTAAGCTGGCTGAGAAGCCTTCCTCAGTCCACATCTCCGTGCCCGGCGAGAAGAAGAGGATCGCTCAcatccccaacccccacctgGCCACAG CCCCCACAGGCGCCAAGAGGACCCTTGCGGCCAGCAGCAGCCAGCCTTCCCATGGCCCGGAGCACGGCAGCCAGCCGCTGAAGACGCGCACGCTCTCCGGGATGACGTCCAagaccaccaccaccatcaccccgAAGCGGGTTGCTCATAGCCCGTCCTTACAG AGTTTAAAGAAACCCATTATCCCAAAAGAGTTCGGGGGCAAAGTCCCCACTGTCATCCGCCAGCGCTATCTTAACCTGTTCATCGAGGAGTGTCTGAAGTTCTGTGCCTCCAACCAGGAGGCTGTGGAGAAG GCGCTAAACGAGGAGAAGGTGGCCTATGACCGCAGCCCCAGCAAGAACATCTACCTGAATGTGGCTGTGAACACCCTTAAAAAGTTGCGAGGCCTGGTCCCCAGCACTCTGCCCGGGCTCAACA AAATCAGCAGCCGGAGGGTCGTGTCCCACGAGGTGGTGTTGGGGGGCAAGTTGGCTGCCAAGACCAGCTTCTCGCTCAGTCGCTCCAGCAGCCCCCGGGTGGAAGACCTGAAAG GGGCCGCCCTGTACACCCGCCTGAAGGAGTACCTGCTCTCTGAGGACCAGCTCAAAGAGAACGGCTACCCCTTCCCGCACCCCGAGCGGCCAGGGGGTGCCATCATCTTCACAGCCGAGGAGAAGAAACCCAAGGATT CCTCCTGCAGGATCTGCTGCCGCTGTGGCGCCGAGTACCTTGTGTCCTCCTCTGGCCGCTGTGTCCGTGACGAGGAGTGTTATTACCACTGGGGGCGGCTCCGCCGGAACCGAG TGGCAGGAGGCTGGGAGACCCAGTATACGTGCTGCTCGGCTGCCACCGGTGCTGTCGGCTGTCAGGTTGCAAAG caACACGTGCAGGACGGCCGGAAGGAAAGCCTTGAGGGTTTCGTGAAGACCTTCCAGAAGGAACTCTCAGAAGACGCCCACCCAGGCATCTTCGCCCTGGACTGTGAGATG tcTTACACAACGTATGGCCTGGAGCTGACCCGTGTGACGGTGGTAAACACAGAGTTGCAGGTGGTTTACGACACCTTTGTCAAGCCTGACAACGAGATCGTGGACTATAACACTAG GTTTTCGGGGGTGACAGAGGCCGACCTCACGGACACAAGCATCACCCTGCGCGACGTCCAGGCCGTCCTGCTGAGCATGTTCAGCGCAGACACCATCCTCATTGGACACAGCCTGGAGAGCGACCTGCTGGCCTTGAAG GTCATCCACAGCACCGTGGTGGACACATCTGTGCTCTTCCCCCACCGCCTGGGCCTCCCATACAAGCGCTCCCTGCGGAACCTCATGGCCGACTACCTCAGACAGATCATCCAGGACAACG TGGATGGGCACAGCTCCAGTGAGGACGCTGGCGCCTGCATGCATCTGGTGATCTGGAAGGTCCGAGAAGACGCCAAGACCAAGCGATGA